Proteins from one Chroococcidiopsis sp. CCMEE 29 genomic window:
- the dprA gene encoding DNA-processing protein DprA: MVEERAFWLAWSHIAGIGPVLLRRLQQHFGTLAAAWEAPLAQLREVEGFGLQTLEAVVKERSRLHPEELLRQHEQENPHFWTPADSAGYPRLLLETPSPPPVLYYRGEVQLEENQGIKPLVSIVGTRNPSEYGKRWTRKISAALAQNGFTVVSGLAEGIDTEAHRGCLEAGGRTLAVLGTGVDVVYPPSNRELYKQILHQGLVLSEYPVGTPPDRAHFPRRNRIIAGISRAVLVMEAPTKSGALITARFANDFCRDVYVLPGSLDNPRSLGCLGLLSKGAQVILSEGHLLEMLGAMPQLDSVQTSKSFEPLPLPNLEPELKQVLDAIALDSMPFDLIVQQTGYSAGSVSSALLQLELMGLVSQLPGMRYQRC, encoded by the coding sequence TTGGTAGAAGAACGTGCGTTTTGGCTTGCTTGGTCACACATTGCTGGAATTGGTCCCGTTTTACTTAGGCGCTTGCAACAGCACTTTGGAACGCTAGCAGCGGCTTGGGAAGCACCTCTAGCTCAGCTGCGCGAAGTGGAAGGGTTTGGACTGCAAACTCTTGAGGCTGTGGTAAAAGAGCGATCGCGTCTTCATCCTGAAGAACTCCTACGGCAGCATGAACAGGAGAACCCTCATTTCTGGACACCAGCAGACAGCGCCGGCTATCCCCGCTTGCTGCTAGAAACTCCCAGTCCACCGCCAGTTTTGTACTATCGGGGTGAAGTTCAACTCGAAGAGAATCAAGGCATCAAACCACTGGTTAGTATTGTCGGTACCCGTAACCCTTCGGAATATGGCAAGCGTTGGACGCGCAAAATCAGTGCGGCTTTGGCTCAAAATGGGTTTACAGTTGTTTCTGGCTTAGCAGAAGGAATTGACACCGAAGCTCATCGCGGCTGTTTAGAGGCTGGTGGCAGGACACTAGCAGTTTTAGGCACTGGCGTAGATGTCGTGTATCCTCCGAGTAATCGAGAGCTTTACAAGCAGATTTTGCATCAAGGCTTAGTCTTGAGCGAGTATCCAGTCGGAACGCCACCGGATCGCGCTCACTTTCCTCGCCGCAATCGGATTATTGCTGGGATCAGTCGTGCTGTGCTGGTGATGGAAGCTCCCACGAAATCAGGTGCTTTGATTACAGCGCGCTTTGCCAATGATTTTTGTCGAGATGTTTATGTTTTGCCTGGTTCGCTGGATAATCCGCGATCGCTCGGTTGTTTAGGGTTACTTAGCAAAGGAGCGCAGGTAATTTTGAGTGAAGGGCATCTGCTGGAAATGCTAGGAGCAATGCCACAACTCGATTCGGTGCAAACGTCCAAATCATTTGAACCGTTGCCTTTACCAAATCTAGAACCAGAACTCAAGCAAGTGTTGGATGCGATCGCCTTGGATTCTATGCCCTTCGATTTGATTGTGCAACAAACTGGGTATTCAGCTGGCTCTGTTTCTAGTGCCTTGTTGCAGTTGGAACTCATGGGCTTAGTGTCACAACTACCAGGAATGCGGTATCAACGCTGCTAG
- a CDS encoding alpha/beta hydrolase — MTLSPAVNLNAHVQGKGFPILCLHGHPGSGSSMSVFTQHLSQRFLTLAPDLRGYGNSRTQLNFQMTDHLIDLESFLDRFQIDRCLVLGWSLGGIIGIELALKFPERVSGLILLATAARPRSSHPPISWQDNLYTGVASILNTLQPSWQWNIDTFGKRSLYRYLIQQHSSTAYRYLANHAMSAYLQTSAAAYRALSTALKAGYNRLEELQQIQCPSLVLTGAADRHITPESSLETAQHLKNCQWQCYPNTAHLFPWEIPDQVLSDIDCWIDRHPQAVSSIKGSGKEK, encoded by the coding sequence ATGACACTTTCCCCAGCTGTAAACCTCAACGCCCACGTCCAAGGCAAAGGATTTCCCATCCTCTGCTTACACGGTCATCCTGGTTCAGGTTCCAGTATGTCTGTCTTCACTCAGCATCTATCTCAGCGCTTCCTGACGCTTGCTCCCGATCTACGAGGATACGGCAACAGTCGAACGCAGTTAAATTTTCAGATGACTGACCACCTGATCGACTTAGAATCGTTTCTAGACCGCTTCCAGATTGACCGTTGCCTTGTTCTAGGCTGGTCACTAGGTGGGATTATTGGAATAGAACTGGCGCTGAAATTTCCAGAACGGGTCAGTGGACTAATTTTACTTGCTACAGCGGCTCGACCCCGGAGTAGCCACCCGCCAATTAGCTGGCAAGACAATTTATATACTGGTGTAGCTTCGATTTTGAATACACTACAACCGAGCTGGCAGTGGAATATTGACACGTTTGGGAAGCGATCACTCTATCGCTACCTGATCCAACAACACAGCTCTACTGCTTATCGCTATCTCGCCAATCATGCCATGTCAGCTTATCTGCAAACTTCCGCTGCCGCCTATCGTGCCCTTAGCACTGCCCTCAAGGCTGGCTATAACCGACTCGAAGAACTACAGCAAATTCAATGTCCTAGTCTAGTACTAACGGGAGCAGCAGATCGGCACATTACACCTGAGTCGAGCTTGGAAACAGCTCAACACCTCAAGAACTGCCAGTGGCAATGCTACCCCAATACCGCCCATTTATTTCCTTGGGAGATTCCAGACCAAGTGCTGAGCGACATTGACTGCTGGATTGATAGACATCCACAGGCAGTTAGCTCAATCAAGGGGTCAGGGAAAGAGAAATAA
- the carA gene encoding glutamine-hydrolyzing carbamoyl-phosphate synthase small subunit, which yields MPLSESKPALLVLADGTAYRGWSFGATGTAIGEVVFNTGMTGYQEVLTDPSYCGQIIVFTYPELGNTGVNPDDEESNRPQVRAAIARNICYRPSNWRSTASLPDYLKQHNIPGIYGIDTRALTRKIRVLGAMNGGISTEILDEAELLEQVQAAPSMAGLNLVREVTTSTVYEWSDPTTSIWEFKPIQANAKEPLTVVAIDFGIKRNILRRLASYGCRVIVVPANTPPEEILKYNPDGIFLSNGPGDPAAVDIESTKALLSSKKPVFGICMGHQILGRALGGETFKLKFGHRGLNQPAGLKQRVEITSQNHSFAIDPDSLPGAEVEITHLNLNDRTVAGLRHKSLPLFSVQYHPEASPGPHDADYLFEQFVQAMTGARSEG from the coding sequence ATGCCCCTTTCCGAATCTAAACCGGCTCTGCTCGTTCTTGCCGATGGAACCGCTTATCGTGGTTGGTCTTTTGGTGCCACTGGAACCGCGATCGGGGAAGTGGTCTTTAACACGGGGATGACGGGTTATCAAGAAGTGCTGACAGACCCTAGTTATTGCGGTCAAATTATCGTCTTTACCTATCCTGAACTGGGCAATACTGGTGTCAATCCAGATGATGAAGAATCTAACCGACCCCAAGTGCGAGCAGCGATCGCCCGTAATATCTGCTATCGTCCCAGCAACTGGCGGTCAACCGCTAGCTTGCCTGACTACCTTAAACAGCACAACATACCAGGTATCTATGGCATCGATACCCGTGCCCTCACCCGCAAAATCCGCGTTTTGGGAGCCATGAACGGTGGCATTTCCACCGAAATTCTTGATGAAGCTGAGTTGTTGGAGCAGGTGCAGGCAGCCCCAAGCATGGCAGGTTTGAACCTTGTCCGAGAAGTCACAACCTCGACTGTCTATGAATGGTCCGATCCCACCACATCAATTTGGGAGTTCAAGCCAATCCAAGCAAATGCCAAGGAACCTCTCACCGTTGTTGCCATTGATTTTGGTATCAAGCGCAATATCCTGCGCCGCTTGGCGAGTTATGGTTGCCGCGTGATAGTCGTTCCTGCTAATACTCCACCTGAAGAAATTCTTAAATACAATCCTGACGGCATCTTTCTCTCCAATGGTCCTGGCGATCCAGCTGCCGTTGACATTGAGTCAACGAAGGCATTACTAAGCAGCAAAAAACCAGTTTTTGGCATCTGTATGGGACACCAAATCTTGGGCAGGGCGCTGGGTGGTGAAACCTTCAAGCTCAAATTTGGTCATCGCGGCTTGAATCAGCCAGCGGGTTTAAAACAACGAGTAGAAATTACAAGTCAAAATCACAGTTTTGCTATTGATCCCGATTCCTTACCAGGGGCAGAGGTAGAAATCACTCACCTCAACCTAAACGACCGCACGGTTGCAGGGTTACGACACAAATCTTTGCCTCTATTCTCAGTTCAGTATCACCCCGAGGCAAGTCCTGGTCCCCACGATGCCGACTACCTATTTGAGCAGTTTGTTCAAGCAATGACAGGGGCGAGGAGCGAGGGGTGA
- a CDS encoding heavy metal-responsive transcriptional regulator: MKVKKSLFIGEFSRQVGIPTQTIRYYERLGLLNPPQRTESQYRVYSVEDQERLRFIQKAKRFGLSLDEIKKLLDIRAEGVPPCASFKAMVKQHLDELDYRIQEMMAFRQALVRRYEQIDALLPNSATVTDEPPFNGKICGLIEWEDGDTT; the protein is encoded by the coding sequence ATGAAAGTGAAAAAGAGTTTGTTTATCGGTGAGTTCAGTCGTCAAGTAGGTATACCCACTCAGACAATTCGCTATTACGAACGCTTGGGTCTGCTCAACCCACCCCAGCGAACAGAGTCACAATACCGTGTTTATTCGGTAGAGGATCAGGAGCGCCTACGGTTTATTCAAAAAGCTAAGCGCTTCGGGCTTTCTCTGGATGAAATTAAAAAGTTGCTTGACATCAGGGCAGAAGGCGTTCCTCCCTGTGCCAGCTTCAAGGCGATGGTTAAGCAGCACCTCGATGAATTAGATTACCGTATCCAAGAAATGATGGCGTTCCGACAGGCATTGGTTAGGCGATACGAGCAAATCGATGCTTTGCTGCCAAATTCAGCTACTGTAACTGATGAACCTCCCTTTAACGGCAAAATTTGTGGATTAATTGAGTGGGAAGACGGTGATACAACCTGA
- a CDS encoding Gfo/Idh/MocA family oxidoreductase, producing the protein MSSPAVKSYESKATHSPTIGVAVVGTGFGQKVHIPGFQAYPRTQIVAVYHRDIDKAKAIAQTHNIPQACQTLEEVVALPEVQAVSISTPPFLHYKMAKTVLQAGKHLLLEKPTALSATEAKDLYQLALVNKVVATLDFEFRFVPAWQRLAELLSEGYVGQKRLIRIDWLVSSRANASRPWNWYSRKDQGGGALGALGSHTFDYISWLFGPVQRLCAHLNTGISFRPDPADGEELKPVDADDTCMLMLELADGTPCQVCISAAVYAPRPHWVEVYGDRGTLVLGSHNQKDYVHGFHLWASPAGQPLTELEIPIRLTFRKTYTDGRIAPFIRVVDQWVQGIDRGEALTPSLREGVYSQLLMDLSHTSAQKRSWVDVPELDTFLASS; encoded by the coding sequence ATGTCCTCTCCTGCGGTTAAATCTTATGAGAGTAAAGCTACTCATTCGCCCACGATCGGAGTAGCAGTGGTGGGAACTGGATTTGGTCAGAAAGTCCATATTCCTGGATTCCAAGCTTACCCCCGTACTCAGATAGTTGCTGTTTATCATCGGGACATAGATAAAGCGAAAGCGATCGCCCAAACTCATAACATTCCCCAAGCTTGCCAGACACTTGAGGAAGTTGTGGCACTACCAGAAGTACAAGCGGTTAGCATTTCCACGCCACCATTTCTGCATTACAAGATGGCGAAGACGGTACTGCAAGCTGGCAAGCACCTATTACTGGAAAAACCCACAGCCCTCTCAGCAACTGAGGCAAAAGATTTATACCAGTTGGCATTAGTTAACAAAGTTGTTGCTACGCTTGATTTTGAATTTCGCTTCGTTCCGGCGTGGCAAAGGTTGGCAGAACTGCTATCTGAGGGATACGTGGGGCAGAAGCGTCTGATTAGAATTGATTGGTTAGTATCTAGTCGTGCCAATGCCTCGCGTCCTTGGAACTGGTATTCCCGTAAGGATCAAGGCGGTGGGGCGCTGGGAGCTTTAGGTTCCCATACGTTTGATTACATTAGTTGGCTATTCGGACCAGTGCAGCGATTATGTGCTCATTTGAATACTGGCATTTCCTTTCGACCTGATCCAGCGGATGGAGAGGAATTGAAGCCTGTGGATGCAGATGATACTTGTATGCTGATGCTGGAGTTAGCAGATGGCACTCCTTGTCAGGTTTGTATTAGTGCTGCTGTTTATGCACCCCGTCCACATTGGGTGGAAGTTTACGGCGATCGCGGCACTTTAGTTTTGGGCAGTCACAATCAAAAAGATTATGTACATGGATTTCATTTGTGGGCTAGTCCGGCAGGACAACCTCTGACTGAGTTAGAAATTCCCATACGTCTCACCTTTAGGAAAACCTATACGGATGGTCGCATTGCACCATTTATTCGGGTAGTAGACCAGTGGGTGCAAGGAATTGATCGAGGAGAGGCACTGACACCCTCATTGCGCGAAGGCGTTTACTCTCAGCTGTTGATGGATCTTAGCCACACATCTGCTCAAAAGCGCAGTTGGGTAGATGTCCCTGAGTTAGACACTTTTCTCGCTAGTAGTTAA
- a CDS encoding DUF1816 domain-containing protein, with product MKKTSWDNFKEILTSLFHSFGQAWWVEIATQSPRCTYYFGPFLSSKEAHAAKTGYIEDLEQEGAQGILVNVKRRKPNNLTIFDDMGERIEPNAKPAFSGQM from the coding sequence ATGAAGAAGACATCCTGGGACAACTTCAAAGAGATTTTGACTAGCCTCTTCCACAGCTTCGGTCAGGCTTGGTGGGTAGAGATTGCCACACAGAGTCCTCGCTGTACTTACTACTTCGGTCCATTTCTCAGCTCTAAGGAAGCCCACGCTGCTAAGACAGGGTACATCGAAGACTTGGAACAAGAAGGAGCCCAAGGGATTCTCGTTAATGTCAAGCGCCGCAAACCGAATAATTTGACAATCTTCGATGATATGGGAGAGAGAATTGAACCCAACGCAAAGCCAGCTTTCAGTGGTCAAATGTGA
- the rlmB gene encoding 23S rRNA (guanosine(2251)-2'-O)-methyltransferase RlmB: MADKPRKFRPAGEPQRHKPIKLRGKRAVPKPVSKNPRGDRYPTSGGSLKPINTSSGRSPQPSGDNPAQFSPSLPPHAEAEDNDLIYGRHPVLLALENQRQLNRIWITPRLRYDPRFHSLLIQAKENGTVIDEVEPKRLDQITHQANHQGVAAQVAPYAYKELGELIERAKSTSDQAVIVAADSITDPHNLGAIIRTAEAIGAQGLVIPQRRAVGVTSSVMKVAAGALETFSVARVVNLSRALEELKAAGFWIYGTASTASQPLHTVQFTGPIVLVVGSEGEGLSLLTQRSCDVLVSIPLLGNMPSLNASVAAGMALYEIYRQRWVNTLYLDKLPKDNLKKE, from the coding sequence ATGGCTGATAAACCTCGAAAATTTAGACCTGCTGGTGAACCACAGCGGCATAAACCCATTAAACTGAGGGGCAAGCGTGCTGTCCCTAAACCTGTAAGCAAAAATCCCAGGGGCGATCGCTACCCTACATCTGGCGGTTCTCTAAAGCCCATTAATACTTCCAGCGGGCGATCGCCCCAACCTTCAGGGGACAATCCAGCTCAGTTCTCTCCTAGCTTGCCACCCCATGCCGAAGCTGAGGACAACGATCTAATATACGGACGCCATCCAGTCTTACTGGCTTTAGAGAATCAGCGGCAGCTCAACCGGATTTGGATTACTCCTCGCTTGCGCTATGACCCGCGCTTTCACTCTTTGCTTATCCAAGCTAAGGAGAATGGCACTGTCATTGACGAAGTTGAACCTAAGCGCTTAGACCAAATTACTCATCAAGCCAATCATCAGGGTGTAGCCGCTCAAGTGGCACCCTACGCCTACAAAGAGCTAGGCGAGTTGATAGAACGAGCAAAATCTACCTCTGACCAGGCAGTGATTGTGGCTGCTGATAGCATTACTGACCCTCACAACCTGGGTGCAATCATTCGAACGGCAGAGGCGATCGGCGCACAGGGGTTGGTCATTCCCCAAAGAAGGGCAGTGGGGGTCACCTCTAGTGTGATGAAAGTGGCAGCAGGCGCTTTAGAAACATTTTCCGTTGCTAGAGTGGTAAACCTCAGCCGCGCCCTAGAAGAATTAAAAGCTGCTGGCTTTTGGATTTACGGTACGGCATCAACAGCTAGCCAACCACTGCACACAGTGCAATTTACGGGTCCGATTGTTTTAGTTGTTGGCTCTGAAGGCGAAGGTCTGAGTTTGTTAACACAACGTTCCTGTGATGTTTTAGTGTCGATTCCGTTACTGGGCAACATGCCGAGCCTAAATGCCTCGGTAGCAGCAGGAATGGCTCTTTATGAAATTTACCGCCAAAGATGGGTGAATACACTGTACCTGGACAAGTTACCAAAGGATAATTTAAAAAAAGAATAG
- a CDS encoding SAM-dependent chlorinase/fluorinase: MSQSQIVSLMSDFGLSDVYVGVMKGAIAQVNPALTVVDLTHEIPPQDIAAARFCLMNAYLYFPNGTIHVAVVDPGVGSTRRAIAVEFAAGFLVGPDNGIFSGVLSQSPAITAVELTNSDYWRTPEPSATFHGRDIFAPVAAHLASGIPLNELGREIDLASLVQLAIPELMSTNTQIVGYIQYIDRFGNLITNIPGTDVQGKWSIVVDGLTIPGGKTYSASPAGSAIALVGSHGWVEIAINGGNAQRQLQLDWGARVQIVLDRE; this comes from the coding sequence ATGAGTCAAAGCCAAATCGTGTCACTCATGAGTGATTTTGGGTTAAGCGATGTTTATGTAGGTGTGATGAAAGGTGCGATCGCCCAAGTTAACCCTGCTCTCACAGTGGTAGATCTAACGCACGAAATTCCTCCCCAAGATATCGCAGCGGCTAGGTTTTGTTTGATGAATGCTTACTTATATTTCCCCAACGGGACGATCCATGTTGCTGTAGTCGATCCAGGTGTCGGCAGTACCAGACGAGCGATCGCAGTGGAATTTGCCGCTGGGTTCTTGGTGGGACCAGATAACGGGATATTCAGTGGGGTGCTAAGTCAAAGTCCAGCTATTACAGCTGTTGAACTGACAAATTCAGATTATTGGAGAACGCCTGAACCTAGCGCTACCTTCCACGGGAGAGATATATTTGCCCCAGTAGCAGCACATCTTGCTAGCGGTATTCCACTCAACGAATTGGGGAGAGAAATTGACTTAGCAAGCCTGGTTCAATTGGCTATACCTGAGTTGATGTCAACAAACACCCAGATAGTTGGTTACATCCAATATATTGATCGCTTTGGCAATTTAATTACCAACATCCCGGGTACTGATGTACAAGGCAAATGGTCTATTGTGGTGGATGGTTTGACTATACCAGGTGGTAAAACTTACAGTGCAAGTCCGGCGGGAAGTGCGATCGCTCTAGTTGGCAGTCATGGCTGGGTAGAAATTGCCATCAATGGCGGCAATGCTCAAAGACAGTTGCAATTGGACTGGGGAGCTAGAGTGCAAATTGTGCTAGACAGGGAGTAG
- a CDS encoding DUF2301 domain-containing membrane protein: MTQQIASEPVVYQGQFGDFTITPSDRTGVIIYRTGLMVAALSFAIGSALVLLRGNNLEVLSALTPLFACFCLALGVSLLTIHIYLAVLHRVLQVFWAIGTLAAVVLAFSSSEPLALTVYNSPAALVGVGFVFAALTGIYFKEAFCFNRFETKFLTPLVPILLLGHMLDVLPVAGEQAMLGIWAVLFVVFALRKAVQPIPPDIGDKSVFAYLKEQRSG; the protein is encoded by the coding sequence ATGACTCAGCAAATAGCATCTGAACCAGTAGTTTATCAAGGTCAGTTTGGGGATTTTACGATTACGCCGAGCGATCGCACGGGTGTGATTATCTACCGCACTGGCTTGATGGTGGCAGCACTTAGCTTTGCCATCGGTAGCGCTCTAGTGTTACTTAGGGGAAATAATCTAGAGGTTTTGTCAGCACTGACTCCCCTGTTTGCTTGTTTTTGTCTAGCGTTAGGCGTAAGTCTACTCACGATTCATATTTATTTAGCTGTGCTGCACCGGGTACTTCAGGTATTTTGGGCGATCGGTACTCTAGCGGCAGTAGTGTTGGCGTTCTCTAGTAGTGAACCGCTAGCTCTAACCGTTTACAATAGTCCAGCTGCCTTAGTTGGAGTAGGCTTTGTATTTGCAGCTTTGACAGGGATTTATTTCAAAGAGGCATTTTGCTTCAATCGATTCGAAACGAAATTCCTCACGCCTTTAGTGCCGATTCTGCTATTAGGACATATGCTAGATGTCTTGCCAGTTGCAGGAGAACAGGCAATGCTCGGTATCTGGGCTGTTTTATTTGTCGTGTTTGCACTTCGCAAGGCAGTGCAACCGATTCCACCGGACATTGGAGATAAGTCTGTTTTCGCTTACTTAAAGGAACAGCGTTCGGGTTGA
- a CDS encoding TldD/PmbA family protein produces the protein MQEQLQAAIAKQRDRVDYLEIRLEQSESTSISFRGPCLDAVDRSLTLVGGIRACHQGGWSFVTFNGLAELQDRTSEAISQAQLVGKEKTELASVEPIQDYVAVQLGRDPRGVPLTEKRQLMEEYNKLLLEFDPRIQTTSVNYRDRFGITYFVNSIGSCIVQERLDVSGAFGAIARGEGGLVRQGYESIHSRSDYSVLEGIEDRVRGAAERAIRQLEAQPVKGGQYTVVLDPYLAGVFIHEAFGHLSEADFVYENPRMQELLTLGKPLAIERLNVVDDATIPGLPGSIKYDDEGVPGQRKYLIKNGILNQRLHNRETAGKLHEAPTGNARAINATHPPIVRMTNTAIEAGDRSFQDMIKDIEEGVYAVRMLGGQTNGEMFTFAAAEGYMIRNGQLAEPVSDVTLTGNVFQTLKDIEAIGDDSVYLNGGCGKGGQMPLPVSVGGPHVRIKNVVVGGR, from the coding sequence ATACAGGAACAGTTACAGGCGGCTATTGCCAAACAGCGCGATCGCGTTGATTACTTAGAAATTCGTTTAGAACAGAGTGAGTCAACCTCAATTTCCTTTCGGGGTCCTTGCTTAGATGCAGTTGATCGCAGTTTAACTTTGGTTGGGGGTATTCGCGCTTGCCATCAAGGTGGCTGGAGCTTTGTTACTTTTAATGGTTTAGCTGAATTACAAGATCGAACTTCTGAAGCGATTTCTCAGGCTCAACTAGTGGGTAAGGAAAAGACGGAATTAGCCTCCGTTGAACCAATTCAAGACTATGTAGCAGTTCAATTAGGACGCGATCCGCGTGGTGTTCCTTTGACAGAAAAGCGGCAGTTAATGGAGGAATACAATAAACTGTTGCTGGAGTTCGATCCTCGGATTCAAACAACGTCAGTGAATTACCGCGATCGCTTCGGCATCACTTACTTTGTTAATTCCATCGGTAGCTGTATTGTCCAAGAACGCTTGGATGTGTCTGGTGCTTTTGGTGCGATCGCCCGAGGTGAAGGTGGTTTAGTGCGGCAGGGCTATGAATCTATTCACTCCCGCTCCGATTACAGTGTCTTAGAAGGCATTGAAGACCGCGTGCGGGGAGCCGCTGAACGAGCTATCCGTCAGTTGGAAGCACAACCCGTTAAAGGCGGTCAATATACTGTAGTCTTAGACCCCTACCTTGCTGGTGTTTTCATTCATGAAGCTTTTGGGCATTTATCGGAAGCTGACTTCGTTTACGAAAATCCCCGGATGCAGGAATTGCTCACCCTCGGCAAACCCCTGGCAATTGAGCGGCTGAATGTAGTGGATGATGCTACTATACCTGGACTACCTGGCTCAATTAAGTATGACGATGAAGGTGTACCGGGTCAACGCAAATATTTAATTAAAAACGGTATCCTGAACCAACGCTTACATAACCGTGAAACTGCTGGTAAGCTGCATGAAGCTCCGACTGGCAATGCCCGTGCCATCAATGCCACCCATCCCCCAATTGTACGCATGACGAACACTGCGATTGAAGCAGGCGATCGTTCCTTCCAAGACATGATTAAAGATATTGAGGAAGGAGTGTATGCAGTACGGATGCTGGGTGGACAAACGAATGGTGAGATGTTCACGTTTGCCGCAGCTGAAGGCTATATGATTCGCAACGGTCAACTCGCTGAACCGGTTAGTGATGTCACTCTCACTGGCAATGTTTTCCAGACGCTTAAAGATATTGAGGCGATCGGTGACGATAGCGTTTATCTCAACGGTGGTTGTGGCAAGGGCGGACAAATGCCTCTACCTGTGAGTGTCGGTGGTCCCCACGTGCGGATTAAGAACGTGGTGGTCGGAGGACGATAA
- a CDS encoding thioredoxin family protein, which produces MARRLVEVFSAGCPLCNETINLVKGLACENCEIQVYDLREGCATSECLEKATQYGINRVPAVVIDGQLAGCCQNQQSVSREALVAAGIGQG; this is translated from the coding sequence ATGGCAAGACGTCTAGTTGAAGTCTTTAGTGCTGGATGTCCCTTGTGTAATGAAACCATTAATTTGGTGAAGGGACTGGCTTGTGAAAACTGCGAGATACAGGTTTACGACCTGCGCGAGGGTTGTGCCACTAGCGAGTGCCTTGAGAAAGCTACTCAGTACGGTATCAACCGCGTACCTGCCGTTGTCATTGATGGTCAACTCGCTGGCTGCTGCCAAAATCAGCAGTCCGTGTCACGCGAAGCCTTAGTAGCTGCTGGCATTGGGCAAGGATAG
- a CDS encoding STAS domain-containing protein: MRGTREVRDNYQLFRLTGLLDAFSEPTFRKVIGKSIEEGPKQVILDLSQIDFIDSSGLGALVQLAKQAQSAGGTSQIVTNARVTQTVKLVRLEQFLSLRPSVEMALENIKQS; the protein is encoded by the coding sequence TTGAGAGGAACACGTGAAGTACGGGATAACTACCAGCTATTCCGGCTCACGGGTTTATTAGATGCTTTTTCTGAACCAACCTTTCGCAAGGTAATTGGCAAGAGTATCGAAGAGGGACCAAAGCAAGTTATTTTAGATCTCTCTCAGATCGACTTTATTGATAGCTCTGGCTTAGGCGCTCTGGTGCAGCTTGCCAAACAGGCTCAAAGCGCTGGAGGGACATCACAAATTGTCACCAATGCCCGAGTCACCCAAACGGTCAAACTAGTTCGTTTAGAGCAATTTCTGTCCTTGCGACCTTCAGTAGAAATGGCTTTAGAGAACATTAAGCAGTCTTGA
- a CDS encoding ribonuclease III domain-containing protein, translated as MKPKEEDLLGCPVGNESETLAAKLFRSPPVVPVTTAQMQQISPTTLAYLGDAVYELYIRNYYLLPPKRSQTYHRLVVAQVRAETQAMHLRSLTPHLNSTELEIVRRGRNAAKGRPRRVDPEIYQQATSLETLIGYLYLTNDQRLSQLLQQIEVEPKLEE; from the coding sequence GTGAAACCAAAGGAGGAAGATTTATTAGGTTGTCCAGTTGGCAATGAAAGCGAAACTCTAGCTGCGAAGCTGTTTCGGTCGCCGCCTGTGGTACCGGTGACAACGGCGCAAATGCAACAGATTTCGCCTACGACATTGGCGTATTTGGGAGACGCAGTATATGAACTTTATATTAGAAATTATTATCTCCTACCACCGAAGCGATCGCAAACCTATCATCGTCTAGTAGTAGCTCAGGTAAGAGCAGAAACCCAGGCAATGCATCTGCGATCGCTCACTCCTCACCTCAACAGCACGGAGTTAGAAATTGTCCGCCGAGGGCGAAATGCTGCTAAGGGACGACCCAGGCGAGTTGACCCAGAAATTTATCAACAGGCAACCAGCTTGGAAACCTTAATCGGTTACCTATACCTTACTAATGATCAGCGATTGTCCCAGCTGTTGCAACAAATAGAGGTTGAACCAAAACTAGAAGAATAG